From a region of the Burkholderia lata genome:
- a CDS encoding OsmC family protein, translating into MASGEHKYRVAVEWTGNRGTGTSGYREYGRDHLIRAGSKPDIPGSSDPAFRGDAACWNPEDLLLASASACHKLWYLHLCSDAGIRVLAYVDNAEGTMVDSVEPGRFTEIVLRPHVTIQAGDDRERAEHLHHDAHAKCYIANSVNFPIRCEPVIEFAAA; encoded by the coding sequence ATGGCATCTGGCGAACACAAGTATCGCGTCGCAGTAGAGTGGACGGGCAATCGTGGCACCGGCACGTCGGGGTATCGCGAGTACGGCCGCGATCATCTGATCCGGGCCGGTTCCAAGCCAGACATTCCCGGTTCGTCGGACCCGGCGTTTCGCGGCGATGCGGCGTGCTGGAATCCGGAAGACCTGCTGCTGGCGTCGGCATCGGCGTGCCACAAGCTCTGGTACCTGCATCTGTGTTCCGACGCGGGCATCCGCGTGCTCGCCTATGTCGACAACGCGGAAGGCACGATGGTCGACAGCGTCGAGCCGGGCCGCTTCACGGAAATCGTGTTGCGCCCGCACGTGACGATCCAGGCCGGCGACGATCGCGAGCGGGCGGAACATCTGCATCATGACGCGCACGCGAAGTGCTATATCGCGAACTCGGTCAATTTTCCGATCCGCTGCGAACCCGTGATCGAATTCGCCGCAGCGTGA
- a CDS encoding LysR family transcriptional regulator produces MPDASPWGNRGRLKTRQLLLVVALADEGSIHRAAAALNMTQPAASKLLRELEESIGAVLFERLPRGMRPTLYGDALIRHARAALGSLDQAHEELAALKAGHLGHVAVGAITSPGLRLVPPAVAAVKGTHAGLHVSVEIDTSNVLLEHLAQEKIDIVLGRLSAEHDKLRLRYEPLTGEPVAAVVRPGHPLLAQAPLSLADVQRAAWVVPPAGSVLRHRFELVFQRASLAPPANLVETSALLFITQLLEQSDMIAVLAEDVARYYARHGIVTVLPLEMDCRMDDFGIITRTDRLHSPAVAVMADAIRVTAREVYGVAL; encoded by the coding sequence ATGCCCGATGCCAGCCCGTGGGGAAACCGTGGCCGCCTGAAGACGCGCCAGCTTCTGCTGGTCGTCGCGCTTGCCGACGAAGGCAGCATTCACCGCGCGGCGGCCGCGCTGAACATGACGCAGCCGGCCGCGTCGAAGCTGTTGCGCGAACTCGAGGAATCGATCGGCGCGGTGCTGTTCGAGCGCCTGCCGCGCGGGATGCGGCCGACGCTGTACGGCGACGCGCTGATCCGCCATGCGCGCGCGGCGCTCGGCAGCCTCGACCAGGCGCACGAGGAACTGGCCGCGCTGAAGGCCGGCCATCTCGGCCATGTGGCGGTGGGGGCGATCACGTCGCCGGGCCTGCGGCTCGTGCCGCCGGCCGTCGCCGCCGTGAAGGGGACGCATGCCGGTCTGCACGTGTCGGTCGAGATCGACACCAGCAACGTGCTGCTCGAACATCTTGCGCAGGAAAAGATCGACATCGTGCTCGGCCGGCTCTCCGCCGAACACGACAAGCTGCGTCTGCGCTACGAGCCGCTGACCGGCGAGCCGGTGGCCGCGGTGGTACGGCCCGGCCATCCGCTGCTCGCGCAGGCACCGCTGTCGCTCGCGGACGTGCAACGCGCCGCGTGGGTTGTGCCGCCGGCCGGCAGCGTGCTGCGGCATCGCTTCGAACTCGTGTTCCAGCGCGCGAGCCTCGCGCCGCCGGCGAACCTCGTCGAGACGTCCGCGCTGCTGTTCATCACGCAGCTGCTCGAACAGAGCGACATGATCGCGGTGCTGGCCGAGGACGTCGCGCGCTACTACGCGCGGCACGGGATCGTCACGGTGCTGCCGCTGGAGATGGATTGCCGGATGGACGATTTCGGGATCATCACGCGCACCGACCGGCTGCATTCGCCGGCCGTCGCGGTGATGGCCGATGCAATCCGTGTGACGGCGCGGGAGGTGTATGGCGTTGCGCTGTGA
- a CDS encoding GntR family transcriptional regulator, whose translation MEAKLDSTADAVAASLRDMIINGELEAGERLVERDLADRFGISRIPMREAIQRLEREGLLDIFRNRGAVVRMLSASDVQEIYDLRALLEGDAIYRSVKRLDDETLARAELVHRLLGDAAVPRRQGELNREFHALLYSCCGNARQLKTIAELRSQVERYERLQTTLLADTPSFQVEHEEILQACRERNARAARSMTVAHLESARSIVLRLVEGG comes from the coding sequence ATGGAAGCCAAACTCGATTCCACGGCGGACGCCGTGGCCGCCTCGTTGCGGGACATGATCATCAACGGCGAACTGGAAGCCGGCGAGCGGCTCGTCGAGCGCGACCTCGCCGACCGGTTCGGCATCAGCCGGATTCCGATGCGTGAGGCGATCCAGCGCCTGGAGCGCGAAGGCTTGCTGGATATCTTCAGGAATCGCGGCGCCGTCGTGCGCATGCTGAGCGCATCGGACGTGCAGGAGATCTACGACCTGCGCGCGCTGCTCGAAGGCGACGCGATCTACCGGAGCGTGAAGCGGCTCGACGACGAAACGCTCGCGCGTGCCGAACTCGTCCATCGCCTGCTCGGCGATGCCGCCGTGCCGCGCCGGCAGGGCGAGCTGAACCGCGAATTCCACGCGCTGCTTTATTCGTGCTGCGGCAACGCGCGGCAGTTGAAGACGATCGCGGAGCTGCGCAGCCAGGTTGAACGGTACGAGCGCCTGCAGACCACGCTGCTCGCGGATACACCGTCGTTCCAGGTCGAGCACGAGGAGATCCTGCAGGCGTGCCGCGAACGCAATGCGCGCGCGGCACGTTCGATGACGGTCGCGCATCTCGAATCGGCCAGAAGCATCGTGCTGCGGCTCGTCGAAGGCGGTTGA
- a CDS encoding glutathione S-transferase family protein, with protein MKLFYYPSNASMAPHFVLEEIGKPFELEFVDRTHDQHKSPDYLALNPNGLIPVLTDGDLVLYEAAAICLHLADTHPEQRLAPALGTPERAQFYKWLMWLTNTLQTTLIAYFYPERWVDVGNVAGATQVKAHAEAKIAALLDQLERQLETSGGPWLLGAHYTVLDPYALMLCRWTRGFAEPARQRPVLGGYLQRVLARPAIQRALQTEGLAQPWV; from the coding sequence ATGAAGCTCTTCTACTACCCCAGCAATGCCAGCATGGCGCCGCACTTCGTGCTGGAAGAAATCGGCAAGCCGTTCGAACTCGAATTCGTCGACCGCACGCACGACCAGCACAAGTCGCCGGACTACCTCGCGCTGAATCCGAACGGGCTTATCCCGGTGCTGACCGACGGCGACCTGGTGCTGTACGAAGCCGCCGCCATTTGCCTGCATCTCGCGGATACGCATCCCGAGCAGCGGCTTGCGCCCGCACTCGGCACACCGGAACGCGCGCAGTTCTACAAATGGCTGATGTGGCTCACCAACACGCTCCAGACGACGCTGATCGCGTACTTCTATCCGGAGCGCTGGGTCGACGTGGGCAACGTGGCGGGCGCCACGCAGGTGAAGGCGCACGCGGAGGCGAAAATCGCGGCGCTGCTGGATCAGCTCGAGCGTCAGCTGGAGACGAGCGGCGGCCCCTGGCTGCTCGGCGCACACTACACGGTGCTCGATCCGTATGCGCTGATGCTGTGCCGCTGGACGCGCGGCTTTGCCGAGCCGGCGCGGCAGCGTCCGGTACTCGGCGGCTATCTGCAGCGGGTGCTCGCGCGCCCGGCGATCCAGCGGGCGTTGCAGACTGAAGGGCTTGCGCAGCCCTGGGTGTGA